In Coregonus clupeaformis isolate EN_2021a chromosome 15, ASM2061545v1, whole genome shotgun sequence, one genomic interval encodes:
- the ptpa gene encoding serine/threonine-protein phosphatase 2A activator — translation MKYLAHRSSSASTLVNMAETEHHSGSSPEFDTPPIPVCQNFMVPKKEISMVPDMGKWKRSQAYADYMGFILTLNEGVKGKKLTCEYKVSETIEKLLALLGTLDRWIDETPPEDQPSRFGNKAYRTWYAKLDQEAEGLVAAVIPEDKAAAAPEIAVYLKEAVGNSTRIDYGTGHEAAFAIFLCCLCKIGALRVDDQLAIIFKVFDRYLEVMRKLQKTYRMEPAGSQGVWGLDDFQFLPFIWGSSQFVDHPTLEPKHFIDEKVVNENHQDYMFLECIKFINEMKTGPFAEHSNQLWNISAVPTWSKVNQGLIRMYKAECLEKFPVIQHFKFGSLISIQPVKP, via the exons atgaaatatctggctcatcgTTCTAGCTCTGCCTCAACTCTTGTaaacatggcggagactgaacaCCATTCAG GCTCCTCCCCCGAATTTGACACACCACCGATCCCTGTGTGTCAGAACTTCATGGTGCCCAAAAAGGAGATCAGCATGGTTCCTGATATGGGGAAGTGGAAACGTTCCCAG GCGTACGCTGATTACATGGGATTCATTCTGACGCTGAACGAGGGAGTGAAGGGGAAGAAACTTACATGTGAATACAAAGTGTCCGAG ACCATAGAGAAGCTTCTGGCTCTGTTGGGGACTCTGGACCGCTGGATAGATGAGACCCCTCCTGAAGACCAGCCCTCTCGCTTCGGCAACAAGGCCTACAGGACTTGGTACGCCAAGCTCGACCAg GAAGCAGAGGGCCTGGTTGCAGCAGTCATCCCAGAAGACAAGGCAGCTGCGGCTCCAGAGATAGCTGTGTATTTGAAGGAGGCGGTGGGCAACTCCACCAGGATAGACTACggaacag GTCACGAGGCTGCCTTTGCCATCTTCCTCTGCTGTCTCTGCAAGATCGGAGCTCTCAGAGTAGATGACCAGTTGGCCATCATTTTCAAGGTGTTTGACAG GTATCTGGAGGTCATGCGCAAGCTTCAGAAAACGTACAGAATGGAGCCTGCCGGCAGCCAGGGGGTCTGGGGGTTGGATGATTTCCAATTTCTACCTTTCATATGGGGCAGCTCCCAGTTTGTAG ACCACCCCACGCTGGAGCCCAAGCACTTCATCGATGAGAAAGTGGTCAACGAGAATCACCAGGACTACATGTTTCTGGAGTGCATCAAATTCATTAATGAG ATGAAAACTGGTCCATTTGCTGAGCACTCCAATCAGCTGTGGAACATCAGTGCTGTCCCCACCTGGTCCAAAGTCAACCAGGGCCTGATCCGAATGTACAAGGCAGAG